One Xiphophorus maculatus strain JP 163 A chromosome 23, X_maculatus-5.0-male, whole genome shotgun sequence genomic window, TTTATCAGGAAAAATGATCCAATATTCAGCCAGACATAATCATTGAGACTTTATGCAGTTGCATTATCCCACCcgagaaaaataattcaaataatccATTCAAAACCCAAATGCATTATGACATCTATGCCCAGGCTGGGTGCATATGAACCTCAGGCCACAGCAGAATTTCTCATAGACACAGAGTTGACAGTTATATGCGTTTTGTGTTTGATCTGTTACTGCCATGATTTCTTATCAATTCAGTGGTTGTGCTTACGGTTTTTGTGACCGAGTGTCATAATTCTGTCCATATCGTCAGCATTATTTACAACGTAACCAGAGAGATCTTTGATGTACACGCCAACATCAGGTCTTTCTTtgacctacaaaaaaaaaaaaaagaaaaagatcctTATCATTGAAAGCTGCAACAGTTGCAAATCCAAATTTAGAGTTTAGCAAAGACAAATGACAATTGTGCCTTTTAAGACAAGTCATTGTGCAATACATTTCTAATCAGTCGCTAAATTTATATATCCTGTTACCTCAAGCCTTTGCAACTGGTCCTTGCCCAGCAAATCCCGCACTTCCTCGTTGTAAATCTCCAGGTATGAAACACGAACTAAAAACCTGTcaaagacaaacagagaaaaaaaaattacattttaaaaaggctgATGCTGGAATATACACATTTGAAACCTTTCAAAAAGCCCTGTGTATATGAATGCTTTCACTTTGTTCCCACAATCTcgatgagggaaaaaaaaagctagccCATAACAAGAATATACAAAGGAAGTCGATCACCCAATTAACTTCTATGAGGACAAGTCATTGTATATTTCTTTAGTGGGATTTAATAAGTATGTGGGAAAAATCTTTACTTTTCCTGAGCTCATCCAGACAATGACATGTTTAACTATAACTAGTAAGTAGGATAAATTATGTTCAGAGCTTAGCAACAGGAGAGCTTTATGGTTATGCTCTGCTTGCACAACACGACTGTTCAGAAACAAAACCACGTCACATACTTTACAACTTTAAGTGCAGTTACGAGAAATAGATTCAATTCCACGGTATTGGTTAAAAAAACTTGCCAGCCACTTAATTGTGTCATATTTCTAAAATGACTGTCAAAGCTGTTAATCTACCAGTGAAAAATTCTGTGTTTATCAGACGCAATCTAAAAAAAGGGTAGACCACAATAAGGATATGAAATGTTCACCtgggtaacaaaaaaaaaaatcctagcTCAGTTCAATCATGTAGTTTGTGTGAACCAGTGTTCACAAGAAATGGCAAGAATGCCTATCCTAGTTTCTGCAagcaacatttcctgtttcctgttcatGCTTATATTACGCTCTAAGATTTGTCTCCCAAGAGTATCTGGCAGAAGCATTAATATGCTTTCAACATCCTTACTTTAGCATCATGTTAAGTAAAACGTCACTGTATTTTGCATGTGATTGACCATCACAAAACagtgtataaaaaaaagtggaaatacaGCAACTTATTGGAAACCAATAAGTTGCTGCACTACTTCTTAGTAGTGCAGCAAGTtaggtttattattttttatttatttatttttacaaacaaatataagAGTGTATTGTATATTTTGTAGACTGCAGTCATCACTCTCAGATTTACCTCATTGGTAAATAGTCAATGAGGTAAATAGTCTCTCAATTTACATTCTGTGGGACAGCAAAAACTGTAGTTAACAGATGCTCTCTGGTCAATGTGACTGAGCCTGGGCTAATTTGGAATGAGGAAAGTGTAATAAAGTTGGTCTTCATGTGAAAACCTTTCACTACTAAAACGTTTTTGAAGGTCATCCGTCCATCGTCTATACCTGCTTATTATTGCAGGGGTGCTGCTGCCCATCTCCAGCAGTCACCGGGCAGAAGGTGTGGAACAAGCTTGAAAAcccatgtttcttttttttgaagttTGATAATTATGCAGAACTTTATCAGATAAAATATGAGcatgtttgtgattgtaatgttaTAGAATGCATAAAGGgatataataaaatgttgtcTGCAGTCTGATTTCATACCTTGTGTCGCCCTCTGCCTTGGCAATGTGTCCAAAAACATGAGCAAAAGAATTTGGAATAATCCCTCGAAGTTCTGGTACCGCCCTCACCCCCTCCATGGTGAAGGTTTTTCCTGTGCCAGTTTGCCCATATGCAAAAATTGTGCCTGGATTGGGGATCAAATAATATAATTCCATCATTCCTAATAATATGGATTGTgaaaattgaaaatgacaaaatatcaaGTACAAGTTACTTTAGAAGAACTGTTATGTGCTTGTTATAAGCCACACTACAGTAATCCCTGCAACGATTGAAAGTTAACTATTTCAATACTTTAACAAAGCTTGTTAAACAAATCGTTTCTATAAGGACAACAACTGTACCGTTATATCCCTCTAAAACGGAGTCGATGATTGGGCGGGCTGTGAGGTTGTAGACATCTAGCTGCTTGCTGTCAGGCCCAAACACAGTGTCAAAGGTGAATGTCTTAGGAGGTTCGTGGGGGATCTCCAGTTTGTTCACCGTTATGGTGCCACGGATCTCGTCCACAATGACGGCCTGCTTGTGGGCCATCATCTTCTCCTTCTGGTTGAGGGGACGACATCTTACCACAACTTTGACGTTAtcactgacttcctgtttctcagCCTTACTGCTCTGAAATGGATAAAAGTAAGAAACACATGGACTTATGGGCATAGCTGACAAATAGCATGGGATACATACATACAGTGTATATGCATACACAGGAACATTTTGGCATTCATAATGAAGATATGCAGAAAAAGTATTGCGGAAAAACAGTGGtgagaaaaagtgtttgcccatcttgatttccttttttttttcatgtttgccaCACTTAAATGCTTCAGAACATCAagctaattaaaatattagtcaATCCTCTCTCATGGACAAACAAAAGGGAACAGTGGTTGATTTTCAGATCCTTGATACAAAACATAAAGCTAAATTAACACAATATAGCAATATCAGTCCATATACTTAAATCCTACATAAAACCCAATGGTTTAGCTAAGTGAAAGAGAGTCAAGAGACTCAAGAGAGTCAAGGGATTCTGGACAGTCTAGACCAGGCCAGGGGTCTCCATCATTGGTCTTAGTTGctttcctgcaactttcagatggcTCTGCTACCAAATACgtgaatcaaatggaaaggatAAACCTCAACAAATTACGCAGAGGCCTGGTAATTAATCATTCATTTGATTAATGTGTGCTAGAACAGACTCCAAggagaaatgatgaaaaatcCCTCTCTCTGTATGCTCCAGTCCTGTGAAGTGCTGCTCCATTGGCAAATGATTGTTGCATTGACAATAACTGTGCACTGATTTTGTTACAATAATTCTTAGCATGTGATTTTAGTCCGCAaataaattgtacatttaatttaaaggcTGGATTACTAACATTTTCACTGCGATATTCTGCTAAGAtatatttttacagctttttacGCGTTTTTATCAGTGTTGCAATTACATCTGTATGTACAGACGGAATTTACCGTCTCACAAACACCCCATAATCCAAAGCAGACAcaataaatgcataaatcaATCAGAGCTGAGAGGTTTTAATTATCCCTTTATGGGTCAAAATGTTACAAgatgttgctaggtaacgacgtTAAGGTCTTTGCTTTGACCGCAGCTGGTTTCCTAATCATAACCGCAATGTTCACTTACATGGAAGAAGCGAACGTAAAGTAAAAGCtattatgacaaaaaataaacccagtagtacataaaacattaaaaagaaacgGACAGAGTTGTCAGAGGCCTTTGCCATATCTCTGTATCCTGCAACAGCTACGATAACTGATATGCTAATGCTAAGCGGGGTTAGCATCACATCAACGGAGGAAGGGAGGAACCCTACTTacgaacaaaacaaaacaaaaaaaaacatacaaaaaggcGTGGCGACTTACCGGCATAGTGAGGAGGTGGAATGTGCTATATATGGAGGCTTCTAGACGCTTGGAGTGTTCTGTTCATTTGATTTTGGGGTTACTGCTCGCTGAATTTGTGCACCAGCGATGTTGTCATTCTCATCAGCAGCTCATGGCCGTTGGCTTGTCAGCTCCAGTCTGAGTCGGTGTGCGCATGCGTATCCACTGGTTTCGACTGGACAGTTTGCATAcagtaatatactgtatattagcACTATTTTACAGAAGTTAATTTGGTAACTCTGCAATTTGTTAAACCATAGaactgttattttaataacataaaCGAGGACTCTGAGCCATTAGTCAGCAAAATATCTGACCAATAGATATTTtactatactttttttttaaatcgtaGAAgccaatgtaaaaaaattattggcTCATTACACTGTATCCCTTAGATGACACAGTACTGGACACAGTACTGTATCCATAGCCTATTtgtaaaatgctataaattaatttctcattATCTACCTCTCAAAAACTAAGactagactttttttatttggactatttggacagacaaaaaaaaataaattccttttgtttaatatttcagaaaaaccCTACCTTTAATATGAATATTGATAGGTACTATTGATAACTCCATGCtaagaacaaacaaaataacaagagACACAATTATTAGTGCTGCTGCTGTAATCTGCTTAAAGAATCAATCTTTGTTCTGACTAATGGAGCTGTAGTTAGTCTTCTCCAAAGTTGCTGCACATGGACTGTGGTGATTCGGCTCCTTGATTGTTGCTGAGCTTTGACTTCAAACATTGCAATTTTATGGTacttaaaataataacttcTGCCTTTCCTGAATTAAGCAGTGGGAAATTTAGGACCACTTTGTCATGGATGGATGCACTGTTTAAGAATCTATGGTAGGCTGATGTCATGTGCTTACAGTAATAAAAAGTTGTCATCAACAAATatgttattaaatataatagTACTTTAAAGTTTTCTCAAGATTTATAatcacaaaatgacaaattagtCCTTTCCTACCAGCTTAGATCGGAACTTGTTGAGCACGGTCCAACATCTATTTATTATTCACTATattatgattaattgattaaaaactaagatgtttttgatgcaTCAATGTGTGTGCTGTGATTGAAATCCTGACTAAACAGCAAGGGactgtcttttctttctgaaaaagGAGTAAAGAGATTCacttttaaattagatttgcaAAAATGCTTGGTTGGATTACAGAGGCTTCTGATTtccttaaaatatattaattatcTTTGAAATATGCAATATTTCAGAGGCAAATCAAATgaataggtaaaaaaaaaacgaaaaagaaCTTGTGGGCACCATGTCTAGTCAGCAAGTTGCAGTTTTTAAGCCGTGATTAGTTTCTATGAAACTGAGATGAAATGCATAGTTCAATGGCTCAATTGATCTATGTGAGCAAATTATTACCGAGGTCACAAAAGTCTTACTCTTAGAATTTTGTCTATGAAATAATCAGCAGGATTTATTGGTGAAGAGTCCAGGCAACAGCCTGCCAGAAACAGTCAAAAAGGTCTGGGGATTGTTACAGTTTTTCTCAATAATGTTACCCTTTGTAAATCTTGTATATAAGTATGATAactcactttaaaaatgttctagtttAGGAATTTAGTTTTCTTGACCAGTGTTTGGTTCTtctacactttttttcttctgactaTCATAGCTGTCTGTGCAAtgtaacattttcctttcattttagtCTCAATTGAGGCAAATTCAGTCATAGCTTCCCAGCCGTAATACTGCAATGAAAAACACTTACAGGTTCATTAAAGTGGCCTGAAGAAAGGTTGGGTTATAGAAGAAAGAAGCCAAACTGTTAGAGGTTCTGGAACTATACTTTATTAACACAAAAGCAGTACAGATAATTTACCTAATCTCTCTAAATATGTACAAATATAATATGTTTTCTTGGTGGGTTTTGACAAAGGCACTCACCATTGTGTAACAGATGAAGCAAGGAACCTGAAGTGGGTTTTTAGTGCAAAACTTGAATAATGTCACGTGTTACAAACATGCGCACACATTATAGGACGCAAAATACATCTGTGAAGACTTTACCCACGCTCTCACATCCACTCAGGTCCAAAGTAAAAACCTGTTATTTGATTGTCGTGCGGCAGGATTCGTTTTTGGACATAAACACTCGTTTTGTTCAGTTGATCTATTAAGTTATTTGGCAGTCAGGATAAAAATTAGGGGTGCACCAGTTTATCGGCCAGCCAATTTATCTGCGCCGATTTCCTTAtttttgggagattggtgattGGCTGGTACTTACATGTGAAACACATCTTATCCCCCAATCTTATCTACgtcagcaaatatttaaaaatcagccactgttctcttctgctctgctgtcagagaggtttgactgatagaccggcccaccaggttatgtctgcacatttgcagttaacaatagtcaccccactgttgccaactcagcgactttcatgctatatttagcaacatatcagacaaaagaaattgGTGTCAGCCAAAATtggactttttaaagatcataATCGgcaagaaaactgcaatcggtgcatccctaataGAAGTATCCATTAATTTAGCAGTAATACACAGTCAGCTGAGCCTCTCAAGGGCTTGGACAATAGTGTTGTGGAAAATGCCTGTTTGTCCGCTGCTCTCCTGCGTCAGGAGGACCCGTCCGTCAGGCCGAGGTCTGTGGACAAGGACCACCTCTCCTTGCAGCAGACTGAGCTCTGAGTCTGTCTGGGCTAAATGTGTTGTGGTCActctgtgcctggaaaacaaaacatttcaaataaaatagataagtAATTGTTCAGGTCTGCCTCTACTTGGGTGAGTGAGGACTCCAAAGTGAAGTTTACCTGACGGGGCTGAACTGAGCGGACAAGGCTGACAGCGACGGCTGTGAGTGGAATGGTTTCTGCGGGTTAGAACTTGGATCAGAAACGGCCGTTTCAAAGCCCTTCCTAAGAACTGGACCTTTCCCGTCTTTGAGGAGGATCCCCGGTCCGTCTCTCCCCATGGTGAGAGAAGGGGCCCACACTTCTAAAGGCAGGGGCCCAGGACGACAGTTTGGGTGAACCTGAGACCCAGATGACCAAGAGGAGGTCCGATGTCTTGGAGGAGGAGACTCGTCATCCGTCAGGAACCGAACTGATTTTGGAGGCTTTGGAAAtgcaaagaaacatttaacCTTCCCAAAAGCCTGAGAACTTGAAAACGAAGGCAAACATGAATCTGACATTACCTTGTCTATGCTGTTTTTCTGTGCGTCAGGTCTGACTAAAATCGACTGAGGTGCATTTGCAGCAGGCTGCCTGTGATGCTGAAATACTGCTTCATGTGAGGCACCACAGTCCCTGTCCTTCACGACCGCACCAGCAGAGAGCGCTGCTGGCTCAGTCATCCAGCCATAAGGTTTGGAGTTGGAGAATGGGAAGCtgctgtttctctttctctgaaGAGCAGGTGAGTAGCCCGACGCTTGAACTTGTGCGAAAGGTTGCGAGTTGGACGGGATGTTATAAGAGGACACATGAGAGGGACGGTTtgatgctgaaataaaatataaagagtgcatttttgtttaacaaCTGCTTGACCAAGATAAAGCAGCCCATTATTAGAAACTGATTTCTCACTGACCTCTGGGGTTGAAAACACGTCTCACAGTGTCCCAACCTTGAGACGTCCCATAAAAGGACGGTTTAGCAGCTCCACTGGAGGACGCGGCGTGCTGTGCTCCATTTGGCACAGTTGACACCGGTCCTGTTGAGAATTTCGTTCCATCGCCACCCACCTTGTCGAGAGCAAGGACCACAGTGGGACTTTTTGCAGCGGTGGGTTTCTTCCCAGATACTGTGTTGTAATGCGATGATGCGTTAGCTGCTTTGGTCTCCAAAAGTCTGGCTGAGGTTCTGTAACAAAAACgcatgtcattttaaaaacagtactTTACCTTACAAGAGTAttctcacattttttcacactttaaCCACAAACACAACTGTGtcttattgtgattttaaagtGATGTGGTGGACCAGGGAACACGGGCCTTAAATAAATTGCAaagaatggtttagatcaaatcaaatcatattcatgttttgaaacggcccagtcaaagtccagaactaaTGCCAACCAAGATGCCACAGTAAGAGTTGAAACGTGATATTCACAGAGCCTCTGCATCCAATTTGACCGAGCTGGGACACACCCTGATAGGTATGTAGCAGTAATTGCAGTGGAAGGTGGTTCCACAAAGCACTGACTCATGAGAACAAATGACCAAACaacttatttgaaaaatattttgcaaaccATGAATTCTTTTTCTCTCATGTCACAATTTGGCATTACTTTCTTAGTTCTTCAAGAGAGGTGTTTGGTTCTAATAAGCTGTGTATGAAGTTCTTCAATAATAAATTAGAGAGAGATcttaaaattgtttcttttatttatttgggtaTTGAGTTCCATTGAGTTTGACCACATTTCTGAAATGTATGCATGACTGAAAGCCTCCTAGCTCGTGTATAAATGCAGCCTCTCACCTGAGCACAGGGGTGATGTAGTTGCTAGGAAGAATGCCCACTTTCCCCGTTCGGAGCGACAGCCCACGCAGCCAGCCATCTTTGAACTTCCCGTACACGCCCACCATCTCTCCTTTCCTCAGCTCCAGTTCCTCCGGTCGTCGAGGTTTGTAGGAGTACAGGACAGCGCACCTGGAGGGGCACACCCATGGTTTGCTTAAGTTGTTACCACATTTTCATAGCCCATAAAATTTCACTCAAGCTTTTCTTATTATACCCTTAATACTTTCATTCTTGCACACATGATCATACATTATCATCTTaataatgttatgttttacagatGACTCACACGCTGATCGAGAGCTGCTGCGTGGAGGAGTTTCTGCCGTCTGCAGAGGAGGAGGCCATTTGGGGGTTCATCAGAGCCATGGAGATTGTGGACGGGGTCTCACTGGTCATTTTCTTCTCACTCTGAAAGGCAATCCGATTTGAAATTATAATAAGAAACTGAAAGCATGATGCACAGCGCATTATGAAAGTACACATGTATAAGAGATGAGGGCACAGCTGCATTTCTGGGAatgtaatgtcttttttttttttaacaacatgaGTCAACAAGAGACCTGATGGTGGGTACGAATGGCGTCATTAAACCTCATCCTACATGCACTGTGACTTATACTGGGTGTAGCTTAATGGTAATTCATGCACCAGaacagaaaagaacaaagtGGAAAATTTCTGTGCAAAACCTATTACTACAGCTGACATTCCTTTGATCTGTCCGACGTAGACAGCTGATGTCTCATTGTGTCTCTCAGGGTATTTTAACAAATTCAGTACAGCTCTTATGATTGGGAAATTATGATTGCCAAGTTGTGAAGTTATTTTTACCCAGTAAGTcctaggattttatttattatgcacataaataaataaaataaataaatacaggagCATGTATTTCTGTACCATGAGAAGCTGATGATATTATCTGAAAGGAAGTTAAAAAACTGACGCAAATGACTTTTGTGCTACACTGTTTTAAAGTAGGGGAGTTTAagtttcatatttcaaaatcaAGGTCTTAAACTgtagcacaaaaataaatatttattctagaTCAGAAgggaaaattattcaaatatacCCTACGTTTCCAAATCACACAGCAGATTCTGAACTTTCATTACTCACCAAACAGAAATAACTACAAAATAGGAAAGCAGCATGCAAAGTACACCATGACTGCTTCCATTGGATTTAGAAAGAAAAGTAGTCGTCAGGTATTGCTACTTAAATCCATCAAACTGGGATGGGCTTTAACAGCAAAATCACCCAAAGCCAGAAGAGAGTCATGCTTAAAAAGATGCACAAAATCGGACTCTGCAAGCCTCAGATAGCAAGTTTATTGTTACAGTTCTTGACTGTAAAATTAAAGAGAGACAAAAGCAGTCTAGTTTGTCTGAAGAGCTGGTAACATGGTGGTGGAGAGATGAAgctttgggtttgttttgtAGTCACAGAATCTGGGCAACTTGCAGTCACTGAAACAACCATGAAACTCCTCTGTAGGCTTCAGCCTGAGCAAAACTGGTTGATGAAGAAGGAAAATCACAGATCTAAAGCATAAAAACTTCAGATCTCAAGCTGATTTGGTAACTGGAAGAATTtactctgtttttctgtgaatgtaaatatgaagcttagggggaaaaaattcaCTCAAGAAGTTACgcataaaacagaaactttgaaaaataatccaataatatttgtctttcttttccacCACGCAGCAACAAAGCACTTAGCTTAATTGAACTTTAGTCAAACAAGCAATTAAgacatataattaaaaaaaatttgccaTGTTGTCAACCAAAATGGTTGTAATGGTTAATCTGTTTCCTCTCTGGCACAGACTTTATAAAAAAGCTTTAACGACACAGCATAAGACATAAAAGTGTCTGgtgcaaacaaacaatatttattttgcataataacAGAAGTACTTACTTAGCTAGAAAAAAGCTATTGTAGAGAAAATTTGtttatgactttaaacaagaaatAAGATTGCGAGACTTCTCATAAAGTCTAAAAATGACtataaaaagcataatttttctGCTATCCTAATGAGGTTTTGTTCATCATCTCTCCTCATAATCTTTTACAGCTGCACAAGCCTGTGATCAGACATTTTGAAAGCAACAGCACATAACTTTTAAGTGGACAAAAATAAGCTGTGTTGCAAACTGCTAGCATCATAATCGCTCTGCTCCTTTACTTTCTCATCTGTCTGCGTAGGGTTTACGATTTGATGATTTACTCTTTGAAGTGCTTAAAGCCTTTTACTTTCAAATTGCTGATGCAATAACGATGCACATGCATAAAGCTATGTAGAATACACCatgaaatataaatgaacaaaagcTTGTTCAGAATAGTTAGTCTATGAACATAGTTTCTCTGTGTAAGGCTGAGAAGCTGGGAAACTTTTTCCAGCCTAGATGTCAGCCAGCTGTGAGTCAGCCATGACGTTGTCGGTGAATGACAGGGAGTGACACGGTGGCGAGCCAGCCAACCGTTAAAGATCCAGTTCAGAGCTTAATCCCTCTTGTTAGAAGACTGATGATGGTTTTAACAAGGCTTTGACTAgacatgtttctgcttttccttCCGCCACTGTCTCCTGCtcacattattttaatacagtCGCTACAAAGTGGGTGGAGAAACTTTCGTGCTGCCCTTTATCTTTTGTCATAACAGATATTTGGTACTATTTATAGCTTACCCCCACTCATCTTCTACTTAAAGCATTACTGCTGGCCTGTGGGCATTTTGTTTCCTAAATGCAGCTCGCATCAGGCTCTCAATTCACATTAAATCCTAAAAGCACAAAGTCCAAAATTATTAAGCTGTAGCGCAAGTTTCCAGGACTGGACacttaaacaattaaaataatttaattaaataatgataattaaaaTAGTAATGAGAAATGGCTGAGCTGTGAGAGAAAGTTAAGATACATAGTTTGTTCTACGTCAGCCATCGttcagaggaaaatgttttatatttcttcttTCACATCCGTTACTCCATACACACAATTATACCCAAAACAATCATAACCATTATCGTAGGACCTCACAAGTTTGAGTTTACATATCCTTTCTAAGGCAGCAGATTCATTTCACAGTTTCTTACAATTATGCAAAACTCCTGTGCAAAAATTCTTCTGCAACAttatgcaacaacaacaaaaaaatacttttatc contains:
- the LOC102216892 gene encoding putative E3 ubiquitin-protein ligase SH3RF2 isoform X2; this translates as MSLPVETFLSSPARFGQKLHSMVDYSVSNGPGSVFSFEPEDLALISLLECPLCFERLDASAKVLPCQHTFCLSCLQRHGVAQSQLFCPECGAPVPVRTVEELPENLLLVRLLEGLQGLSGPGKSPNRVLYALPVDKGRFEDQQQEGQRREWQGYSEAAFRSSASNHRADVSGELVFTPASSVPPSHKAEDKRYYENSSDSSRASLSVLQAGSQTPQLQPLQQALPQPLCRALCDFNPEEMDVENSKYYLSFLKGDILTAIRRVDEHWIEAKLGEKVGICPRQFVEPNSASAKLLKGKGRSGSDSAEPHHQSGSGGKDKAADASSRSAHYGVPQVQTKTPVINALRKQPTASSFQPPANISFIPQGQPQHFSVPSATRSQSYPRRVNSRRNSRRSDSHRHLLQSEKKMTSETPSTISMALMNPQMASSSADGRNSSTQQLSISVCAVLYSYKPRRPEELELRKGEMVGVYGKFKDGWLRGLSLRTGKVGILPSNYITPVLRTSARLLETKAANASSHYNTVSGKKPTAAKSPTVVLALDKVGGDGTKFSTGPVSTVPNGAQHAASSSGAAKPSFYGTSQGWDTVRRVFNPRASNRPSHVSSYNIPSNSQPFAQVQASGYSPALQRKRNSSFPFSNSKPYGWMTEPAALSAGAVVKDRDCGASHEAVFQHHRQPAANAPQSILVRPDAQKNSIDKPPKSVRFLTDDESPPPRHRTSSWSSGSQVHPNCRPGPLPLEVWAPSLTMGRDGPGILLKDGKGPVLRKGFETAVSDPSSNPQKPFHSQPSLSALSAQFSPVRHRVTTTHLAQTDSELSLLQGEVVLVHRPRPDGRVLLTQESSGQTGIFHNTIVQALERLS
- the LOC102216892 gene encoding putative E3 ubiquitin-protein ligase SH3RF2 isoform X1 gives rise to the protein MSVMVDYSVSNGPGSVFSFEPEDLALISLLECPLCFERLDASAKVLPCQHTFCLSCLQRHGVAQSQLFCPECGAPVPVRTVEELPENLLLVRLLEGLQGLSGPGKSPNRVLYALPVDKGRFEDQQQEGQRREWQGYSEAAFRSSASNHRADVSGELVFTPASSVPPSHKAEDKRYYENSSDSSRASLSVLQAGSQTPQLQPLQQALPQPLCRALCDFNPEEMDVENSKYYLSFLKGDILTAIRRVDEHWIEAKLGEKVGICPRQFVEPNSASAKLLKGKGRSGSDSAEPHHQSGSGGKDKAADASSRSAHYGVPQVQTKTPVINALRKQPTASSFQPPANISFIPQGQPQHFSVPSATRSQSYPRRVNSRRNSRRSDSHRHLLQSEKKMTSETPSTISMALMNPQMASSSADGRNSSTQQLSISVCAVLYSYKPRRPEELELRKGEMVGVYGKFKDGWLRGLSLRTGKVGILPSNYITPVLRTSARLLETKAANASSHYNTVSGKKPTAAKSPTVVLALDKVGGDGTKFSTGPVSTVPNGAQHAASSSGAAKPSFYGTSQGWDTVRRVFNPRASNRPSHVSSYNIPSNSQPFAQVQASGYSPALQRKRNSSFPFSNSKPYGWMTEPAALSAGAVVKDRDCGASHEAVFQHHRQPAANAPQSILVRPDAQKNSIDKPPKSVRFLTDDESPPPRHRTSSWSSGSQVHPNCRPGPLPLEVWAPSLTMGRDGPGILLKDGKGPVLRKGFETAVSDPSSNPQKPFHSQPSLSALSAQFSPVRHRVTTTHLAQTDSELSLLQGEVVLVHRPRPDGRVLLTQESSGQTGIFHNTIVQALERLS